The following coding sequences are from one Manis pentadactyla isolate mManPen7 chromosome 13, mManPen7.hap1, whole genome shotgun sequence window:
- the LOC118929691 gene encoding uncharacterized protein LOC118929691 encodes MFGFNKHSTAPSPPWHPMSRLLPRLLRRLITHLALEGPAAQAHPCSVRFSRWIFRAETGLGAIPPGCSASGTPGVLHGKCQGLRLKPPADSSGVSLDQTSRASACNEPPPGIHRGPQGQTLLPPICSSSAALGSRWQLHPVPVYVPSMEVTLMPLERHVQPIIQSCWLELQQIARTCLCPPPRGTSSPQGHHLVPSRFLPPNCPLLGSVTCFCLAARAIVSKIKSCQKLSINKVILKMKAIVKMCGGEPTGSSLPGPGPQPACWALLLPYTKTCLHFTCFRGLYA; translated from the exons ATGTTTGGCTTTAATAAACACAGCAC GGCCCCTTCTCCTCCTTGGCATCCCATGTCACGCCTGCTGCCCAGGCTCCTCCGGCGCCTGATTACCCACCTGGCCCTGGAAG GCCCTGCTGCTCAGGCCCATCCCTGCAGCGTGCGCTTCAGCCGTTGGATTTTCAGAGCAGAAACGGGACTTGGAGCCATTCCCCCTGGGTGTTCAGCCTCGGGGACCCCCGGGGTGCTCCACGGGAAG TGCCAGGGGCTCAGACTCAAGCCGCCTGCTGACAGCTCCGGTGTGTCTCTAGACCAGACTTCTCGGGCGTCAGCCTGCAACGAGCCTCCGCCGGGCATCCACAGGGGACCCCAGGGTCAGACCCTGCTGCCCCCCATCTGCTCCTCCTCCGCTGCTTTGGGAAGTAGATGGCAGCTCCATCCTGTGCCTGTTTATGTCCCCAGTATGGAAGTCACCCTGATGCCTCTCGAACGCCATGTCCAACCCATTATCCAGTCCTGCTGGCTTGAACTTCAGCAGATAGCCAGGACCTGCCTGTGCCCACCCCCCCGGGGAACCAGCTCGCCCCAAGGACACCACCTTGTCCCATCCAGATTTCTGCCCCCTAACTGTCCCCTCTTGGGGTCTGTGACTTGCTTCTGCCTTGCAGCCAGAGCTATTGTTTCAAAAATCAAGTCATGCCAGAAACTTTCAATTAACAaagttatattaaaaatgaaggcAATAGTCAAAAT GTGTGGAGGTGAGCCCACGGGGTCCTCCCTGCCGGGCCCGGGGCCCCAGCCGGCGTGCTGGGCGCTCCTGCTGCCGTACACTAAGACCTGTCTGCACTTCACTTGTTTCCGAGGCCTGTATGCCTGA